Proteins from one Deinococcus actinosclerus genomic window:
- a CDS encoding histidinol-phosphatase: MTAPLFDSHMHTPLCGHATGAPREYAQAALDAGLAGICFTDHMPMPAWYDAPWRMRRDQLAQYVADVQDAQAEFAGRLEVRLGLEADFHPGTERYVEEVLGAHPWDYVIGSVHYIGAWGFDNPEFIAEYDSRDLGGLYRDYYALAEGAAKSGLFDSIGHLDLPKKFGHRDPDGYAALHALDVIAERGLALDFNTAGWRKPVAEAYPAPDLTRAAAERGIPFVLGSDAHTPQEVGHRFTEAIKQIHDVGGRIVTYQGRVRHG; this comes from the coding sequence ATGACTGCTCCGCTGTTCGATTCGCACATGCACACGCCCCTGTGCGGGCACGCCACGGGGGCGCCGCGCGAGTACGCGCAGGCGGCGCTGGACGCCGGACTGGCGGGCATCTGCTTCACGGATCACATGCCGATGCCCGCGTGGTACGACGCGCCGTGGCGGATGCGCCGCGACCAGCTCGCGCAGTACGTGGCGGACGTGCAGGACGCCCAGGCGGAGTTCGCGGGGCGACTGGAGGTCCGGCTGGGGCTGGAGGCCGACTTCCACCCCGGCACGGAACGGTACGTGGAGGAGGTGCTGGGCGCGCACCCGTGGGATTACGTGATCGGCAGCGTCCACTACATCGGCGCGTGGGGCTTCGACAACCCGGAATTCATAGCGGAATACGACAGCCGCGACCTGGGCGGCCTGTACCGGGACTACTACGCGCTGGCCGAGGGCGCGGCGAAATCAGGGCTGTTCGACAGTATTGGGCACCTGGACCTGCCCAAGAAGTTCGGGCACCGCGACCCGGACGGGTACGCCGCGCTGCACGCGCTGGACGTCATTGCCGAGCGCGGCCTCGCGCTGGATTTCAACACCGCCGGGTGGCGCAAGCCCGTCGCCGAGGCGTACCCCGCCCCGGACCTGACCCGCGCCGCCGCCGAACGCGGCATTCCCTTCGTGCTCGGCAGCGATGCCCACACCCCCCAGGAGGTCGGTCACCGCTTCACCGAGGCCATCAAGCAGATTCACGACGTCGGTGGGCGGATCGTGACATACCAGGGCCGCGTCCGGCACGGATAA
- a CDS encoding helix-hairpin-helix domain-containing protein — protein MEVTKKSLAGVLKTTADLLDLLGVGDDPFRAQAFRSAARSLEASADEAEALVARSFAGVPKVGKAIALDLMEFVETGVFGPLEDAASLIPAGVLSLFRVRGLGPKKIRALWDAGIDSLEGLREACRDGRVAALKGFGAKSAASFLAAVEFALSAQERQHLSTATEVAEGLCRVLDGLEARLAGDVRRGLDTVRVARVTVTADPDVVAARLAGVVEGLERVGQKPLFAGRVDGVPVEVAFAPRGGVRGALDLMMGGPAAYREALRAEASARGFDLSGHGLIRAGEVLDTPSEADVMTALDLPLRPAEYREPEHDGVWEALPHPDELVTVSDLRGMLHTHSTWSDGAASIADMAAAAVRLGHEFLGTGDHSRAAHYANGLSIERLQAQLKEIRELQSAGVPLVAGAEVDILEDGSLDYPDDILAELDYVVASVHSLFTLPAERQTKRLVQAARHPLVTILGHPTGRLLLRRPGYALDLDAVMAACAERGTVVEINANAYRLDLDWRVALAWRDRVRFAVNTDAHVPAGLADARYGVLAARKAGLTPAHVVNTLDREAFLAFVQAQRAART, from the coding sequence ATGGAAGTCACGAAGAAGTCCCTGGCGGGGGTGCTGAAGACGACGGCGGATCTGCTCGATCTGCTGGGCGTGGGCGACGATCCGTTCCGGGCGCAGGCGTTCCGGAGTGCGGCGCGCAGCCTGGAGGCGTCGGCGGACGAGGCCGAGGCGCTGGTGGCGCGTAGTTTTGCGGGCGTGCCGAAGGTGGGCAAGGCGATCGCGCTGGACCTGATGGAGTTCGTGGAGACTGGCGTGTTCGGGCCGCTGGAGGACGCCGCGAGTCTGATTCCGGCGGGTGTGCTGAGCCTGTTCCGGGTACGGGGGCTGGGGCCCAAGAAGATCCGCGCGCTGTGGGACGCCGGGATCGATTCGCTGGAGGGGCTGCGGGAGGCCTGCCGGGACGGGCGGGTGGCGGCGCTGAAGGGCTTCGGGGCGAAGAGTGCGGCGTCGTTCCTGGCGGCGGTGGAGTTCGCCCTGAGCGCGCAGGAGCGGCAGCACCTGAGCACGGCGACCGAGGTCGCGGAGGGCCTGTGCCGCGTGCTGGATGGTCTGGAGGCGCGGCTGGCGGGGGATGTGCGCCGGGGACTGGACACGGTGCGGGTGGCGCGCGTGACCGTCACCGCCGACCCGGACGTGGTGGCAGCGCGGCTGGCGGGCGTGGTGGAGGGCCTGGAGCGCGTCGGGCAGAAGCCGCTGTTCGCGGGGCGGGTGGATGGCGTGCCGGTCGAGGTGGCGTTCGCGCCGCGTGGGGGCGTGCGGGGCGCGCTGGACCTGATGATGGGCGGCCCCGCGGCGTACCGCGAGGCGCTGCGCGCCGAGGCGTCGGCGCGGGGCTTCGACCTGAGCGGGCACGGCCTGATCCGGGCGGGCGAGGTACTGGACACGCCCAGCGAGGCGGACGTGATGACGGCGCTGGACCTGCCGCTCCGGCCCGCCGAGTACCGCGAACCCGAGCATGACGGCGTGTGGGAGGCCCTCCCCCACCCGGATGAACTGGTGACGGTCTCGGACCTGCGCGGGATGCTGCACACGCACTCGACCTGGTCGGACGGCGCGGCGAGCATCGCGGACATGGCGGCCGCGGCGGTGCGGCTGGGGCACGAATTCCTGGGGACCGGGGATCACTCGCGCGCCGCGCACTACGCGAACGGCCTGAGCATCGAACGCCTCCAGGCGCAGCTGAAGGAGATCCGCGAGTTGCAATCAGCGGGCGTGCCCCTCGTGGCGGGCGCCGAGGTGGACATCCTGGAGGACGGCTCGCTGGACTACCCGGACGACATCCTGGCGGAACTGGATTACGTGGTCGCCAGTGTCCACAGTCTCTTCACGCTGCCTGCCGAGCGGCAGACCAAGCGGCTCGTGCAGGCCGCGCGACACCCCCTCGTGACCATCCTGGGGCACCCCACGGGCCGCCTGCTGCTGCGCCGCCCCGGCTACGCGCTGGACCTGGACGCCGTGATGGCCGCCTGCGCCGAGCGGGGTACCGTCGTGGAGATCAACGCGAACGCGTACCGCCTGGATCTCGACTGGCGCGTGGCGCTCGCGTGGCGCGACCGCGTGCGCTTCGCCGTCAACACCGACGCCCACGTCCCGGCCGGACTCGCCGACGCCCGCTACGGCGTGCTGGCAGCCCGCAAGGCCGGCCTGACGCCCGCGCACGTCGTGAACACCCTGGACCGCGAGGCGTTCCTGGCGTTCGTGCAGGCGCAGCGGGCCGCCCGGACCTGA
- a CDS encoding MBL fold metallo-hydrolase: MLRARVLGRPAEDNALWVTADSGQGRTRLLLDCGARVLDTLPFAEVQATDHLLLSHLHMDHVGGFDDFFRATFDRAAPTHAWGPPGTARILGHRFQGFWWNHAPELRGQWVVHDVHDTHVRSFRFEAREAFAVPHEAGTRPHDGPILTTPEVTVQAVPLEHHGRSLGFILREPDRERVNTGALTGLGLRPGPWLAELKGGATGELDVNGQPHDAAGLRAALLERETGESLAYLTDFLLDAAQQARLAPLLRGVQTLYAEAQYAPEDHALAARHEHTTVTQVAALAHAADVPALTLLHLSRRYRPEQWPALLSAAQAIHPATRFPNGWLDA; the protein is encoded by the coding sequence ATGTTGAGGGCACGGGTGCTGGGCCGACCAGCGGAAGACAACGCGCTGTGGGTCACGGCGGACAGCGGGCAGGGCCGCACGCGGCTGCTGCTGGACTGCGGCGCGCGCGTGCTGGACACGCTGCCCTTCGCGGAGGTGCAGGCCACCGATCACCTGCTGCTGTCACACCTGCACATGGATCACGTGGGCGGCTTCGACGACTTCTTCCGGGCCACCTTCGACCGCGCGGCGCCCACGCACGCCTGGGGGCCGCCCGGTACCGCCCGCATCCTCGGGCACCGCTTCCAGGGGTTCTGGTGGAACCACGCGCCCGAGCTGCGCGGGCAGTGGGTGGTGCACGACGTGCACGACACGCACGTGCGGTCCTTCCGCTTCGAGGCGCGCGAGGCCTTCGCCGTCCCCCACGAGGCAGGTACTCGCCCGCACGACGGCCCTATCCTGACCACCCCGGAAGTGACCGTGCAGGCCGTCCCGCTGGAACACCACGGGCGCAGCCTGGGTTTCATCCTGCGGGAACCCGACCGGGAACGCGTGAACACGGGCGCCCTGACGGGGCTGGGTCTGCGCCCCGGCCCGTGGCTGGCCGAGCTGAAAGGCGGCGCGACCGGCGAACTGGACGTGAACGGTCAGCCGCACGACGCCGCCGGCCTCCGCGCCGCGCTGCTGGAACGCGAGACCGGGGAAAGCCTCGCGTACCTCACGGACTTCCTGCTGGACGCCGCGCAGCAGGCACGCCTCGCCCCGCTGCTGCGCGGCGTGCAGACGCTGTACGCCGAGGCGCAGTACGCCCCCGAAGACCACGCCCTCGCCGCGCGGCACGAGCACACCACCGTCACACAGGTCGCTGCCCTCGCCCACGCGGCGGACGTGCCCGCGCTGACGCTGCTGCACCTGAGCCGCCGCTACCGGCCCGAACAGTGGCCCGCCCTGCTGAGCGCCGCGCAGGCCATCCACCCCGCCACGCGCTTCCCGAACGGCTGGCTGGACGCCTGA